From the Microtus ochrogaster isolate Prairie Vole_2 unplaced genomic scaffold, MicOch1.0 UNK16, whole genome shotgun sequence genome, one window contains:
- the LOC101995314 gene encoding hornerin encodes MPKLLQGIVTVIEVFYQYATEYGKCDMLSPKEMKELLENEFRQILKNPDDPDTVEIIMQSLDRDHNNKVDFTEYLLMIVKLSQACNKIIGRDYCQASGSKQRNHSHQQHKEQSEEENDDKEQDASSSSSSFSAGENDAYSRDSRGRNKHKSESNCRKPRNGNQRGSEERTTSSHFKNSEKYEQGQHGSETSHMPRESRRCNSKESSGYLQHYSGSGQSTGRSKEVSGQHQHYGNKNHDIQPRESSGCEGGQSSRSGTQISGSSQSSNQKKNNFGSGESSSAGEYGPASGKESGSIGKRSGQGQSSGSTQNGTTSRQSSKWQSASSGKHGSTQRNLSSQERNRSSSRESCGSQQSGSGSGESSGFSQYGSGQVQSSGGSQQGSFSGHGQHGSGCGQSSSYGTHNSGASQSSSQSTSGSRSGQSYGSGKYGSASGNSSGSGRQGSGQGHSSGRTQHGTTSRQSSSYGSGQSTLSGKHGSTSRHSLSQERSRSSSRESCGSQQSGSGSGGSSGFNQHASGQGQPSGGSQQGSFSGQSGGSHQHSSSCGHSTSYGKHGTCSGQASSSGTHKAGSSQSSRQSRSGSGSGQSSHLGGCGSTSGHSSGYTGQGYGQGQSSGTGQCGTSSGHSSSGSSGQSTTYGEHGSGFLHLKFLVILVTWSKQQGLSGTTVLTAKYHTYGFIKVKATFLTLTDKRGGTRIQQ; translated from the exons ATGCCTAAACTCCTGCAAGGTATTGTCACTGTCATCGAAGTTTTCTACCAATACGCCACTGAGTATGGGAAATGTGACATGCTGAGCCCAAAAGAGATGAAAGAACTTCTAGAAAATGAGTTTCGCCAAATTCTAAAG AATCCAGATGATCCAGACACGGTAGAAATCATCATGCAAAGTCTGGATCGAGATCATAACAACAAAGTGGACTTTACTGAGTATCTTCTCATGATAGTCAAGCTATCTCAGGCTTGTAACAAAATTATTGGCAGAGATTACTGCCAAGCTTCAGGGTCAAAGCAAAGAAATCACAGTCACCAGCAACATAAGGAACAGAGTGAAGAAGAAAACGACGACAAAGAGCAGGATGCCTCTTCAAGTTCTTCAAGTTTTAGTGCAGGAGAGAATGATGCTTATTCTAGGGAttcaagaggaagaaataaacacaaatctGAGTCAAACTGTAGAAAACCAAGGAATGGGAACCAACGAGGTTCTGAAGAAAGAACAACTTCAAGTCACTTCAAAAACAGTGAGAAATATGAACAGGGACAACATGGATCAGAAACAAGCCACATGCCTAGGGAGAGCAGAAGATGTAATTCAAAGGAATCTTCTGGCTACCTTCAACATTACTCTGGTTCAGGACAGTCGACTGGCAGGAGTAAAGAAGTTTCTGGCCAACATCAGCACTATGGTAATAAAAACCATGATATACAACCAAGGGAATCATCAGGTTGTGAAGGAGGGCAGTCATCAAGGTCTGGGACTCAGATCTCAGGGTCAAGCCAGTCATCTaaccagaagaaaaataactttggGTCAGGAGAGTCTTCTAGTGCAGGTGAATATGGCCCTGCATCTGGAAAAGAGTCAGGATCTATAGGAAAAAGATCTGGACAAGGACAGTCTTCTGGAAGTACACAAAATGGCACAACATCAAGACAGTCATCAAAGTGGCAGTCAGCTTCCTCAGGAAAGCATGGATCAACTCAACGTAATTTATCAAGCCAAGAAAGGAACAGGTCTAGCTCAAGGGAGTCTTGTGGCTCCCAACAATCTGGGTCTGGCTcaggagagtcttctggctttaGTCAATATGGATCTGGGCAAGTTCAGTCTTCTGGTGGTAGCCAACAGGGTTCCTTCTCTGGACATGGACAACATGGTTCTGGTTGTGGTCAGTCATCCAGCTATGGGACACACAACTCAGGGGCAAGTCAGTCTTCTAGCCAGAGTACAAGTGGCTCTAGGTCAGGACAGTCTTATGGTTCAGGGAAATATGGTTCTGCATCAGGAAACTCTTCTGGCTCTGGTAGGCAAGGATCAGGACAAGGTCACTCTTCTGGTAGGACACAGCATGGCACAACATCAAGACAGTCATCAAGCTATGGCTCAGGTCAGTCCACTCTCTCTGGCAAACATGGATCAACTTCACGTCACTCATTGAGCCAAGAAAGGAGCAGGTCTAGCTCAAGGGAATCTTGTGGCTCCCAACAATCTGGGTCTGGCTCAGGAGGGTCTTCTGGCTTTAATCAACATGCATCTGGACAAGGTCAGCCTTCTGGTGGTAGCCAACAGGGTTCCTTCTCTGGACAGTCAGGAGGTAGTCATCAGCACAGCTCTTCCTGTGGTCATTCCACTAGCTATGGTAAACATGGCACCTGCTCTGGTCAGGCTTCCAGCAGTGGGACACACAAGGCAGGGTCAAGTCAGTCTTCTAGACAGAGCAGAAGTGGCTCTGGGTCAGGACAGTCTTCTCATTTAGGTGGATGTGGTTCTACATCGGGACACTCTTCTGGCTACACAGGGCAAGGATATGGGCAAGGACAGTCATCTGGTACTGGACAATGTGGTACTTCTTCAGGACATTCATCAAGCGGCAGCTCAGGTCAGTCCACTACCTATGGCGAGCATGGATCAGGA